The sequence below is a genomic window from Pectinophora gossypiella chromosome 13, ilPecGoss1.1, whole genome shotgun sequence.
gtgttttgtggttaatgatcacattagtcggaaaacattcccgatagtattattaaatcggaatattcaataaacaaagtgtacctatctattttcgctttgcgccaacaagccgcttacttcgtttggggttcggagtaggagtctgctccgagggtgggggcttaggtttcataatttcattaatcatcatcaagaaaaaaaaacacaagacatggctgtatgttcatagttccctttgccttgccctttgggaaaaaaaataagataaattttgaaattcttatgtatacggctgcacggctttgcctttgcctttccccaaagggataaaaaagttaaaaaaaaaaaaaaaaatcttatgtataataaacaaacatcacagacatcatgacaaatctaaaactaacgaaaatcttttttcttttttctatttgacttatttatgaattttaatcaagaaaacgtgataataagttcgacagcaaccagttcaggtccccgaaacagcccatttcaggccgcgtatataaggaaatactacttcaatacgtcccagcctcgtctttttttaacgtcctcgttataaaaagacgtcctaacctgaactaactaacctaacaataaacaccacgcgtaaatacacttctcatcaaaaaaatcgaaacaccttgcaagtttacgttttgtcaggattatcagaaaaatgtgtacatttaggaataaatgttaaatgtcgtttaatagtgagtaatatgagcttatcaaatcttaatgttaatgttctaaatttaaatgaatttttcataggtttcgtattttgttaaatgagtcatttttattccgtatggagtataaaggaaatggataaaacaacacacgtaaatgaaaaaaaaagctaaaaaacgtttatttaataacttgtattccctccccgagctctaattactgcttccatacggttcttcatcgatcggatgagagtcacgatcacatgctgtggtatattgtcccattcctcttggattgcatcttgcagctggctaagtgtttctggggcaggatctcttgctcgaattcgtctctttaattcatcccacagatgttcaatgggattcatgtccgggcttcttgctggccattccataatagagatatcgacttcgttaagataatctcgtacgacgcccgcggtgtgagccctagcattgtcgtgcatgaatatgaagccgttgccaataaaatgtgcatagggcatcacatgaggctcgagacactcttcgacgtaccgatgacagtttagtgcaggcagacgtggcccagacacgaaagcaagctctgtcttaccgtcggcgctgattcctccccaaaccgtccacgaaccgccaccatagctgaccttttcttcaatgcagcattgtgcatagcgttctccgtctcttctggagaccttgttccttccgtcgttaccatacagcataattttacactcatcagaaaagagaactttgctccactgtaggtatgaccaatttaggtgctcacgtgcaaagttaaggcgcgctcttcgatggtctgcagttaatttcggcccatttgctggcttatgcggtaccagtccacgatccttcaaccttcttctaattgtagagtcacttacagccacccttcgtacaacacgaagccgctgctgcagttgaaaagcgttaaggcgtcgacttaaagaagttgttacaataaatcgatcatctcgctcagaagtgacccgattcctgccagatcctgaacggcgcgtgaacaaaccagtctccctaTAACGTTTacagactctatgaacagatgacaggcttagatgcagtcttgcagccacaacacgctgactaaggccagaatccagcaatgccacaacttgggcggcttctgtgggcgaagtatccatacgttttagaaaaaaaaccttttttcagacgtcccaaagtcacagtattgaaataaaaaacaaaaagtttaaggataggcgccaatttttagtttttaaacgctaaatgtactccaaccctaaacacacatttgtctcaaaacagtgactcatttcgtttataagataaacaaatgaaattctaattttgaatttagaattttcgcttattactgtaatggccaaactgccagctatacttttatgtattttttttcatcgtatgaattcttttttgtgttaaattcggacagaaacaatgaaaacggaagtgtttcgatttttttgatgagaagtgtatatgtccagaaatgcgctgtgagtcgtctggactgggcgcgaaaacaacatagaattcgattaggtgctaagtgtcccgcatgctatcaccagctgtcactgacatacgtatgaagtcccgcggattttattggaactaaatgacaagtcataataattatatgcggatactgcgacatcagcgctgtgcttgcgggacgtcctgaagcgctattacatctttcaaacgcgatgcgacaaagtttgaacctacgcaatttaggaaaaatctaccttattattactgtactgtgatcgttatttgtaaaatcatacaatacatatacacaattctttatacacaatataattattatgacatattgtggacttttcggtatacctacaaaaaaggaagaattcaaccatacgttgttttgttatatctcaatgggctcaggcagcgttttcgccgaaagctccaagtcggctatatttgtaacgataattatgtttgacattcatcatcatttttgaaccattttatacaaaaaaaatacttgtataaattataaaccctaaagcacgcccatgaatcactctactcattggtgaaaaccgtatgaaaatccgttcagtagttttttagttagccgcatgttcactgatgcgattaatgcctgttagaattttacaaaataaaaaatacggaaattacggaaggtactttagtgcaaagtaaattattgtatacttaattataatattattggtaaaagtgatactttttgaaaattccgtaacaaatacacgggttcgccaaattcaattgtaaaaaaaaaaatacaaaaagtaaaaacaattaaaacatgcagttgggtttgaaccgtgaaccttaagaatggcggctactgctttaccaaatgcgccatttagaagttagaagtagacttcaaattatgcatctcttttaatagctaacctagttcgcatgtgtgtgtgacagcttcgtgtttgtacacaaattgaaatgacatcaacttttgatgcaatgtttcaatatgatatcttcagtaaatacttcaaaattgtagcttaacttaaagataatgtatgtaagatttcgccacctaacatttcactgggtcagaactcaacactaaacgaataaatggaaaaaaatacgaaaactgcagaagtaacgccatctactgacgcagcgttacctagctgactgaaacacatcaccttaagtCACAAGAATCAATCATTGCAGCcattaacaaatgtaaaaagaaagcgACACATTTTCACCACTCTAATGTAGCTCAAGATGAACTTTCGCTAAAACATTCGCTAAGTATTCGCATAAAttttgcgaatgcgaatgcgaatgcgaatattcaaaaatttgcggatattcgcgaatgcgaatgcgaatgcgaatattcgttacatcactagtaGGTACACATTTCGCGGCCTCTGTggctcagtggttgagcgttgggctcacgatccggaggactcgggttcgaatcccggttgtccccactatattttaaaaaaggtgttaatattgtagttttatgctgtaaagtttgcaataaacgataaaataaaaaaaataaaatgtcacaaaaatcacttttgtgATCCTTACTTTGGAcagaacattacaggcttatcacctgattgtccaaaagtaagatgatccgtgcttcgaaaaccgttggttccggttactacttattaatgtagtACGtggtcgtcacatgagtcaatGTCAGgaccctcatcatcatcatctgtcaGGACCCTATGGcgaatcaataataaccctaacgcCAGGGTTGCCGAGGTTGGTCATTTTAccttcgccggttggaaggtcagacaggcagtcgcttaaaGGTAAAAAATtttacctgtcaaatcttcaggttaggtaagcggaccctgtggaaaaaagggataatgctagggacatgtttttttttttattattacggaCGAAAAACAGCTGTTAAAAACGTAGTACAATAAGGTCTTAAAACTAGTATAGGTACTGCCAACAACGACTCTAATACTGAATTTCGAAGTTTGAAATTCCGATCTATGTTAGTTCACAAGTATACGATTTCGATGTACGTTAGTTCGAAAGTACACTGTAGCTATGAACGAAATTCCGATGTATGAGAGACCATGAAATAAAAATCCCTAAATTGATGTGTTAATTAAGcccaatttatttataaatgatttTTCTTCGAAATTCAGTATTAGAGTCTGCCAACAACATCATCCACAGATGACTAGATTATGATGAATATCAAACCACCAAATCTTTCAGGACACAAAAGAAGGCAAGGAAGGCAAAGACGGCAAGGAAGGCAAAGAAGGCAAGGAGTCAGAGAAGAAGAAGCGCAAGATCCGGCTGGAGATGCACATGGACCAGATATTCCTGGACACCAATGACGCATACGTGTGGATATACGACCCTATGCCGTGGTACTACTGGGTGTGCGGTGCGCTCGTCGTGTTCGGCACCATCACTGTGTGCATGTTCCCGCTGTGGCCTGCCACTGTCAGGTGAGGATGATTCGTTACCCCAGTCCAATAGGCTAacacaaatacaaaattaaagcgTCCAGTACAATAACGAGCTCAGAGTGCTGTTGGGGCGACCGTGGCGCTGCAGTGCGTCGGGCATGTTTGCGGAGGCGCGCATTGATGACTTCTATGCCATTATGCGGAAGCGCAGCGCCTCCTTGCTGTCGCGGCTCCGCGGCGCTACCAACACCATTCTGAGTGTGTTCGCTGATAAGTGGGACTCCCCATTGCTGCGCCGATGGGTGAAGCTCCACCTCTCTTAAGTTTTCATTTGCTCTGTTTTATACTAACCCTAGCTTTAAGTTTGCATTGttatatattatagtttatctagttataagtacttatatttttcaacattttttattattattttattattattttattttatttttttgcactgtctatcccgctacatttttcattaaattcataatatcctatacctaaagctctcagacgacgccctgagccgaggttcgcgcccaactgggcaccctcaggcctgttgtcttaaacgttgtaccgggtgagagccttcagcgctccccatttgtccggccaagtagttaatgccatctgcggcaaatctacaataagtcacgtcaaaaaaaaaaaaaaacctaaaggttgcctggaagagattgctaccttagcaataaggccgcctgttgtactaccaatttaattataatactaatgtatttttaatgtgattcaagtgcaataaagagtttttgtattgtattgttttgttactaacatctatggacctgtgtctgaaaataaataatttgaattgaattgaattgaaagcacataataacgggttcttgccgcgtttaaatggggatatgagactcccgatatttcgacactgttgcaagtgccatgatcacgggatgggaTGATGAGTAATATGTCATCCCTGTCGTTgtgttaaaacaatgtataacacaaatacaaatctttattgcTAACGTAAGctacatgaggagctcggtggcgcagcggtaaacgcacgattgttgaagttaagcagctttcgcaaaggccggtcataggatgggtgtccacaaaaaaaagttttcatctcgagctcctccgtgcttcggaaggcacgttaagccgttggtaccggctgcattagcagtcgttaataaccatcaatccgcactgggcccgcgtgatggtttaaggcccgatctccctatccatccatagggaaggcccgtgaacagcagtggggacgttaatgggctgatgatgatgatgaagctacATGTCgttggtaagtacattaattaagtgtatacattattatagcaAAGAAATTCATTAAAGTCATAGAATATGTTCTCAAATAACCACTCTTTTATGAGCTTTTTAAAAGGTTGGGTGGACGCTGCATCCAGTATTTCCGGTAGTAAGCCATTATATACAGATGGGCCTATTATACCCCACTTATGgcctacttgacaacctagtcaaatgaaatactttttacgaaacgtcaaaacgaacgtTTACCTTGgggtttgtatggaaatactgtcctgtgacgtcatcaataaaagcggtcaaacgtcgtactcattgttacttaatttgtaattaaaattctaaaataagtcgaTAAGTAATATGACATcgttttttgataattttagactggcttctgtttctagattaccattttctaatttatctttgacccagtcaaatacccaattcgTTAGTCGACAatgcagagtgttagtgacatcataacgaatactcaggggaatgattcagaccatgattccgagttaatttcaagtggaatttttcgtcgaaaattcatgtttttttataaagttttctgTTTATCCTAAACTCATTGAAACCGACACAATTACACCAAACACAGAGAATACTTAccccaaaatattttttagttctGTACCTTTACAATGGCCCCGTTTCCtggagacacctcctaattttactttaagttatacctgtcattttcttatccgccgaaaaggaaagggacggatgattgacagctcttaattttaggaagaatgagtaaatgaatgaataacccgggcgaatcaaaaaggtatctcactggtatgcaaaccgtttgacgtgtgctgtcaacataattctgtcgggttattggccaatgtaaaattttgttgGTTTTTGTGGTTGgttggttgttttagatttgtgcttaaaattggcgtgtgttccataaaatttatgcttgtcgattacccgtccctttccttttcggcggatgagaaaatgacagatataacttaaaatgaaattagatggtgtttgcaggaattagcaccaataatatATACAATTCACCACTGCCTACTCCTGCAGGGATACAAGTGTGATGGTATATTGTgccacttgtggctctgcccaccccattagggattacggacgtgagttcATGTACGTATGTGAGAAATTTCAAGTTTGTCTTTCTTGTTTCCAGAAAAGGCGTGTACTACCTGAGCATCGCGGCGGCCGCGTTCCTGGTGATGATAATTGCGCTGACGGTCCTGCGCGTGGTGATATTCTGCGTGGTGTGGCTCGTGACGCTGTCCCGGCACCACCTGTGGCTGCTGCCCAACCTCACCGAGGACGTCGGCTTCTTCGCCTCGTTCTGGCCGCTCTACAAAGTCAGTTGACATAACAacctcaagtccctgtttttatataagacctgtcatcatgctcaagtccctgtttttatataagaactgtcacattgacatgatcttgagagccgtctcaaagctgagattaatttattagTACCACCCgtctcaccgagttttctgtaatttatttttatttggtttttCAAATTTCGCTTCTGAATGACTTATGGTTCACTAAATTGTATTTGCCccaaaagaaatgaaaaaataatatgtctTGTTATGAATTCCAGTACGAATACCGCGGACCCGGCTCGGAGAGCGATAAAGCGTCGAAAAACAAGAAGAAGCGCAAAAAAGACAAGCATTCGGACGACGAAGGTGACGAGAAAACGCCGCTAGTGGCTAGCAAGGCGGAGGACGCACCCGCCGCCGGGATCGGCGCCGACCTCGCCGACAGGGAGGAGCCACAGTAAGTGATTAATAACACATGACATAACCTTACCACTACATCcccaataaataagaaaatagtttcttataaaagaaacacacaaaaatAAGACTAAATAAATTTAAGCACACCAccttcaacggcctccgtggtccacgtggcttacgatccggaggtcccaagtcctaatcctggtggggacatatcacaaaaatcactttgtgatctctagtttggttaggacattacagaccgatcacctgattgtccgaaagtacgccCACGCCAcagctaataaataaatatatacaggttgtaagtgaattttgcgacggaaaattccacttgatattaactctgaaacATGATGAGAATCATCCcgctcaatattcgttacgatatcacaaACACCCTGGGCCGCGGGTGCGGGTGTCTCCGAATCTTAGGGtatatagtggccccgattcctgcagacacctcctaattttattttaagttatacccgtcgttttcttatccgccgaaaaggagagggacggatgattgacagctcttaattttaggaagaattagTAAATAAGTGAAtttacccgggcgaatcaaaaaggtatctcgctggtatgcaaaccgtttgacgtgtgctgtcaacttaattagccaatgcaaattttttagacggttgttttagatttgtgcttaaaattgacgtgtgttccataaattttatgcttgtcgattacccgtccctttcctttttgacggttaagaaagtgacagacataaataaaattagatggtgtttacaggaattagcaccagtctcgtacatagtcgtgagcttataacactcatttatattattttgtatctCTTCCAGAGACGACCCCCCAACCCCACCAGAGAAACACTCAGAGTCAGAATCGGAGAACAGTCAGCGCTCCTCCACGGACCGGGACTTCGAGATAGTCGAACCCGGAGACGTGGAAGACGAGGAACCCCGGGAGCCACTCGAACCCCTCCAGGTCGAACCCCGGGAACCCCCCGCATCCCGAAACTAAACGGTCGCTGGGTCGGGTGTCGTGTATTGCCTGTTAACTTAGTCTATGTTAGTTATTCGGGTTCTTGCGTGTGACGAGGATTTTTAAGTTAAAATTTATTAGTGAGATTTGAGTTTGGGACGTTTTGATGTCCTTTGAGACGAAACTTTACGATTTTGAATTTTCTTTATGGAGCACAAGAAAATTTTACGTCAATATTTATCGAAACAAACAAGCTGTTAATATAATATTCGATTGATCAGTGACTAaaacccgtattctaagatgttataacttccggcaaacttcttgagcatcgcgTGTCgaagtgggggaaagttcgcgcacgtacacttccgtgcaaaaaaaatgaacttttgattattttcttaactcattaaaaaaacaattattatattatttaattatgtaaataaaactaaacgtatattattatagtttattaaaacttatatttaataaaaaactaatcgtcaggtaagtataatattccttCCATGGGGTTGATGAGCtggtgctaggttttggatctgtagacatagacctcgtgctagtaactaattcttaaacttaaactaatgagcaataacaaaaacgtgacagtttcactgcacgcaagtgtattcgggattcaaagggacgaagacaagagtgcgcgagggaagtatcgactgatctaccaatagccggtcgatgcgggactcacccgcccccgcgccccgtaccgtaccaccaaagagatctaaaattcggttgtgcgcagtcaaggtcgatgctcaagaagtttgccgggacctataacTCGATCGTACCTCGACTCCCTCCCTCAGTTGAGGTGACCTTAAGAAAGACACGAACTCACCTCAAAATCGATATTCTTAGACGTACCTTAAACCTTATCTCGAGTTTATTCCATTGAGGTTGAGTGGAGACAAACCgtcattattttcatattattttgatGTAGGTACGATTCTAAACAGCGGGTAGTTTTGagttaacatacataacataacaacctatatacgtcccattgctggtcactggcctcccctcaatcaaccggagggggtatggagcatactccatcacgctgctccgaTGCGGGTcgttggaggtgttttaacggcttaacttgccctccgaaggaatcatcttacttttttcaagcctgaaaagtcaaaacaaaggacagtctcacaaagtcatttcgacaatgtccccatcgcgaatcgaacccggacctccagatcgtgagactaacgctctaaccactagaccacggagactgttgagtttgagttaatatcttagaatacgggtgttagttAGGTCTGTTTTTAATCTTCGAGAAACCGACTTTAAAACACGCAAAGAATCGAAATGAAAATGTAAATAAGCGACTATAACACCGACTTTTAGTACTTTAGCTActtaaattcatgtttatagTCTATATCAATGCTTACATATTCCTTTTCAGCTATCCGATGtacttgttatattattatatttgtaatagaCTGTTTTCTCAGAgataaataactatataaacttaataaaatgttCATTCGTGCAATACTATGAAACTGAAACTTAATTTCGAAAGACATTATCGATTAGTGAATGAACGATTGATCGAAAAATCAAGGTCGGTTAGTGAACCTTCAAGTTATTTCGAAAAATATCGTTCGAAATTAAGTTCCTTATTCCAATACTGTACGTATATgtacattcatgagcaatataatgtacccactttaggactctgtcgcactagcatatttgacatttagtgagacttacagttcaatttgtcaaatcagttaatgtgacatggtaccaaagtgtatacatatgctcgtgaccgtacttcaaTAGATATTTCGCATTTCTAGTCGTACTGTTGAATTTCCCATTGACgtataaaagataataaataaaagttggcCATTTTAGAGTATTTCTGTGTAAGTTAACAAGCAATATGTGAAGGGAACACGGGCAGTGTTTGAAGGGAAATCATGCAAGGGATATGTACGTGTGATTCGTCTTACACTTTAGTTTGATTTGCAATTGTGACGTTGAAGGGCCTTGGGTGTCGCAAAAGAGTGAGACAGCAAGCTACGAGAGACAGAGACAGATATAGGCTTGCAACTTACGCCTTTACGTTAGGCCGTTGAACTTCATCTGGCAGGACCGCAT
It includes:
- the LOC126371743 gene encoding translocation protein SEC62 isoform X2; this encodes MADKRKTKKRKEEFEETEESEKPTSEEYAVAKWLKANVPTKKTKFLNHHVEYFTGTKAVDALLTSKWATGKNRIFKTRLEVTDFLHQMLLHKLFHRAKKVPVSEQELKGKSKKKDLEKTSKSGDEKDGDKAGSACEGKDTKEGKEGKDGKEGKEGKESEKKKRKIRLEMHMDQIFLDTNDAYVWIYDPMPWYYWVCGALVVFGTITVCMFPLWPATVRKGVYYLSIAAAAFLVMIIALTVLRVVIFCVVWLVTLSRHHLWLLPNLTEDVGFFASFWPLYKYEYRGPGSESDKASKNKKKRKKDKHSDDEGDEKTPLVASKAEDAPAAGIGADLADREEPQDDPPTPPEKHSESESENSQRSSTDRDFEIVEPGDVEDEEPREPLEPLQVEPREPPASRN
- the LOC126371743 gene encoding translocation protein SEC62 isoform X1; the encoded protein is MDCVESLSRKMEEEFEETEESEKPTSEEYAVAKWLKANVPTKKTKFLNHHVEYFTGTKAVDALLTSKWATGKNRIFKTRLEVTDFLHQMLLHKLFHRAKKVPVSEQELKGKSKKKDLEKTSKSGDEKDGDKAGSACEGKDTKEGKEGKDGKEGKEGKESEKKKRKIRLEMHMDQIFLDTNDAYVWIYDPMPWYYWVCGALVVFGTITVCMFPLWPATVRKGVYYLSIAAAAFLVMIIALTVLRVVIFCVVWLVTLSRHHLWLLPNLTEDVGFFASFWPLYKYEYRGPGSESDKASKNKKKRKKDKHSDDEGDEKTPLVASKAEDAPAAGIGADLADREEPQDDPPTPPEKHSESESENSQRSSTDRDFEIVEPGDVEDEEPREPLEPLQVEPREPPASRN
- the LOC126371743 gene encoding translocation protein SEC62 isoform X3, translating into MKEKNFEFEETEESEKPTSEEYAVAKWLKANVPTKKTKFLNHHVEYFTGTKAVDALLTSKWATGKNRIFKTRLEVTDFLHQMLLHKLFHRAKKVPVSEQELKGKSKKKDLEKTSKSGDEKDGDKAGSACEGKDTKEGKEGKDGKEGKEGKESEKKKRKIRLEMHMDQIFLDTNDAYVWIYDPMPWYYWVCGALVVFGTITVCMFPLWPATVRKGVYYLSIAAAAFLVMIIALTVLRVVIFCVVWLVTLSRHHLWLLPNLTEDVGFFASFWPLYKYEYRGPGSESDKASKNKKKRKKDKHSDDEGDEKTPLVASKAEDAPAAGIGADLADREEPQDDPPTPPEKHSESESENSQRSSTDRDFEIVEPGDVEDEEPREPLEPLQVEPREPPASRN